The genomic stretch CCCTCTACATTTGTTAGCTTTCTGACTAAAAATGCTTGACGAGCTctaaaacaaataatttatttcacaTATATAGTTTTTACTTCTTGTTAGATGTTCTCGTgaatcaattatatatatatatatatatatatatatatatatatatatatatatatatatatatatatatatgtatatatatagaatgatGTTTACACTCTATTATTTTATAAACACACTTCAGTACCTTTACCTTTTGTTGTATTAGTTgacaatattaatattttgttttttctaAGTAATTTTGTTATTGACTCACAATTCTTAAATTAGATGGCCAAAACTACATATTTCCAAAAACtactccatatatatatatatatatatatatatatataacataatttttttcaattaaTCAGAATATTCCATATAAAGAAATGTGAAGAGTAAACATCTTAATATatatcttaaaataaaattttatttaaccaagttattattcaaatataaaaaaatgaatataATAGAGGACCGtgattttaatttcaaaatttaatttatttcaaattttattctaAACttattgaatttaaagttttgacaCCTCAAaagtattaaatattttgaattaaaaaaataacgAAAAAAAATTTGTCCCTTTATTTTTAGgtatattttagttatttttatattatatttatatataaaagtcATGACTAACTTTTCAAATACGatattttttgttattatacatatatatcatatttaatttaatttttttttgtaacatctgaaaaatttataataattaattacttGAATTTGCTTGAGCAAAAACACTTTAATCCTATGTAATCGATACTTTAATCCGAATAGAACCTGGATCATTACGTACCACCTTCCTGTGGTGGTGCTTTTGTCGGCAATAGAGGCGGCGCTGGGGAAGGAGGGATTCCGGAGTGATGGGAGTGATGAGCATGGACCGAGAAATGATTTGTTCGAGCCTATCTGAAAAAATAATGTCTCAAACCATTGAAAAGTTGACACGTGCCAACTCCATGCAATGAGGAGTTGACACGCGTCAAAATTTGATAGATATCAACTTCTCAATCATTTTGGTCCATGAAGGTAGTGCGAATTGGATCGAATTACTCTTTAATTTTCATAATTGCTTGGCGAAAAAGTAGGCCTTTTCAAGAATCTTGAATCTCTTCTATGGAGATGGAAAATACTAAATCAACAGCACAAGTTTAGGGAATTCTTTACACACGGCAGTTTTACAGTGTGGGCAGCGATCTAAAAAAGTAAGAGTCGTTGTCTCCCTTAACACGCTTTTACCATTAACATAGCGAGTACCTCGCATTTCTGTCGCCTCATTTTATTCTCATGCTCTTGAGCATAAAATGAATAGCGAAAAAATCCCGAGATTTACCTTCGTCTATGACTGCTTTTCTTATaacaaaataaatcatttatgccactagtaaattttttaattaatgaaatttattGAAAGTTAAAAATTTAAACCCGATAAAGTATTTTTCGACCCCAAATAAATAAgggaaattttataaaataaatatggtcaattattttttttatttaaaaaatgacctcttcaaatgtattttaaaattaaaaaaatatctcaaataaataacaataatgatgatgatgaagaattAACTCAGCTATTATGTTTATAGTTCTTATGATAAGCTAGCTAGGAATCATTGCAACAACTAACTTGACATGTCAAATTTATGTTAATAAAAATAAGCTTGAACTAAAATCCTAGAAAGATGCAAGAGATTAAATGTTCAAGAATCCACTTACAAGTCGAATGTTTTCTGTGTAATAATCTCATGAATCTCTAATCAACATATATTACACAAAATTTATTCATAATATAACTAACAAAAATTATACTTtgcagtgaaaaataatattttggacataaaaaataatatgttttatGTTTGGATTGTCTCGAAGAtgcatctcacaaaattgatcacAAATTTTATATGTGAATTCCTTCCATGCCAACATTTGGATAATACATACCTTCGAGATAAGTTACAAGATCAAAAAATGTCCTTCCATGCATATTGGGTTCATAGATTTACGGTGTGGTGAATCTTACATGAAATTAAAAAtttgaggacgaaatcttttgttACCACCATCATGGATGAACAAAATACAATTTATCATTGATAAAACTTTCGATTAatcttttataaaatttaaaataattaatatattgttttaataatttatcgTGTTTGAGAAATcgatttcttttttaaaatttatttgacaATTTTCAAATTCATCTTATGTAAAAAATACACAACACCAGATGTTTTGTTTTCAGCCACAacagatgatccaaataaataGTTAGATATGATTAATAgacaattaattttatttaacgaATTACAATAATAGTAGGTCTCTAGTGATATAGTTTCACTAGCCAGTATAATTTTGAGACATGTCAATTCGATTAATATCTACcatgaaaagtaataatttagacataaaactaatattttttcataaattaaatcgGATCGAAGATCGATCTCACAAAAATCCTGatatttttttacaataaaCACCTGTAGTCACGATATACTGTTACCAATTAACCGAACGAAGATGAAGACTTGGTGAgcaaattctttcatttcacAGCATTTAGTTCGGCTGAAATTCAAGGAATGTTCCCTTCATCTTGGAACTCATACTGGTTACGATGTGATTCTCTTATGGAGTTTTCACTTGCTCCATAATAACTCCTTTCATTGTAGTACTCATTGTTCGCCTTGTTCAAGACTGCATACGGGTGGTTGTTGTTGTAGTTTTCGGTGTTGATATCGTAGAAATATTTCCCATTTTCCAGGGATCTTGTGTCACTCATTCCTTGTGGCTGGAATCCGCTATCTGCGCCGCCGTTGTAGAAGTAGTTCTCACGGCTGTCCTGAGCGGGTTCGCGGCCCGATAACCTGTTGTCCCTCAGCCCCTGTGGTTCGCTGTTGAAACTGCTTCCACCGTAGTACTGATAGTTATGGTTATATCTATACTGTTCCGGTTCACTCGTCGTCTCTTCGTCTTCCTGCTGGTTGTTGTAGCTTTTTTCGGCGTCGCGGTAGTAGTTTTTAAATTTGTTGGTGTAGGTATTTTGGTTGCTGTCACTTGTGTATCCTTCCGGTTCTGTGACGTATGCCTCAGGGTTGTAGTTTTTAGGGAGGTGCCTGTGGAGGGGAGCTTCGGATTCAGTGTTGAGTAAGGAGGTTCCGGTGGTGGAAGGAGGGAGTTGTCCGGACTCATGGCCGTAAAGGCCGTAGCCATTTTCGTTTTCCCGCTGGATGAAATTGGGTTCTTCTTGTTGATTGTTATAATTCAGAGGTAGTTCTTGATCTGGAATAGCTTCGGCGGAGACTTTTCTGAATAATTGGTTGGCTCTCGCCTGAGTTCGTGTATACGATAAGAGGGTAATGAGCAGAAGAAGGGAAAATTTCTTCGCCGGAGAGGAAGCCATTGAAGGATGCTGGGAAGTGCGACGTCTTATGTTAGGGTTGCAAACCCCTgtattaataaaattttcaaataattgacattttttt from Primulina eburnea isolate SZY01 unplaced genomic scaffold, ASM2296580v1 ctg291_ERROPOS245047, whole genome shotgun sequence encodes the following:
- the LOC140820920 gene encoding uncharacterized protein: MASSPAKKFSLLLLITLLSYTRTQARANQLFRKVSAEAIPDQELPLNYNNQQEEPNFIQRENENGYGLYGHESGQLPPSTTGTSLLNTESEAPLHRHLPKNYNPEAYVTEPEGYTSDSNQNTYTNKFKNYYRDAEKSYNNQQEDEETTSEPEQYRYNHNYQYYGGSSFNSEPQGLRDNRLSGREPAQDSRENYFYNGGADSGFQPQGMSDTRSLENGKYFYDINTENYNNNHPYAVLNKANNEYYNERSYYGASENSIRESHRNQYEFQDEGNIP